The following coding sequences are from one Acipenser ruthenus chromosome 7, fAciRut3.2 maternal haplotype, whole genome shotgun sequence window:
- the phyh gene encoding phytanoyl-CoA dioxygenase, peroxisomal isoform X2, with translation MRDVAISKSEFLPDQSAVSKLQDFQEDQELFRYCTLPQILKYVECFTGPNIMAMHTMLINKPPDAGKKTSRHPMHQDLHYFPFRPADHIVCAWTAMERVDRSNGCLVVLPGTHKGTLKQHDYPDWEGGVNKMYHGIRDYDPDQQRVHLVMEKGDTVFFHPLLIHGSGMNRTQGFRKAISCHYASSDCYYIDVKGTSQEIIEQEVKEIAQRKYNAGSDITLQDTWAVRGRLVKGQRTML, from the exons ATGAGGGACGTCGCAATCTCCAAATCCGAGTTTCTTCCAGACCAGAGTGCGGTGTCCAAACTCCAGGATTTCCAGGAGGACCAGGAACTCTTCAGATACTGCACGCTGCCACAG ATTTTGAAGTATGTTGAATGCTTTACTGGACCCAACATTATGGCTATGCACACCATGTTAATCAACAAACCTCCTGATGCAG ggaaGAAAACATCTCGCCACCCCATGCACCAGGATCTGCACTATTTCCCGTTCCGGCCTGCTGACCACATTGTGTGTGCCTGGACCGCCATGGAGAGAGTGGACCGCAGTAATGGGTGCCTGGTGGTACTGCCTGGAACTCACAAGGGGACGCTGAAACAGCATGACTACCCTGACTGGGAG GGTGGAGTAAATAAGATGTACCACGGAATTCGTGATTACGATCCAGACCAGCAGAGGGTTCACCTGGTGATGGAAAAAGGTGACACTGTTTTCTTCCATCCACTCTTAATCCACGGATCTGGAATGAACCGCACCCAGGGATTCAGAAAG GCAATTTCCTGTCACTATGCAAGTTCTGACTGTTATTACATTGATGTAAAGGGAACCTCCCAGGAAATCATTGAACAAGAAGTCAAGGAAATTGCTCAACGCAAGTACAACGCAGGTTCAGACATCACACTACAG GATACCTGGGCTGTCAGAGGGCGCCTTGTGAAGGGACAAAGGACCATGCTGTGA
- the phyh gene encoding phytanoyl-CoA dioxygenase, peroxisomal isoform X1: MFRAADRLKVVLQHLDRPNSRIKACATSAQVAAYTHPVEFRYTTDSDVLTPEQRLFYEENGFLLIKNLIPDEAIDRFRTEFEKICRREVKVPGLLVMRDVAISKSEFLPDQSAVSKLQDFQEDQELFRYCTLPQILKYVECFTGPNIMAMHTMLINKPPDAGKKTSRHPMHQDLHYFPFRPADHIVCAWTAMERVDRSNGCLVVLPGTHKGTLKQHDYPDWEGGVNKMYHGIRDYDPDQQRVHLVMEKGDTVFFHPLLIHGSGMNRTQGFRKAISCHYASSDCYYIDVKGTSQEIIEQEVKEIAQRKYNAGSDITLQDTWAVRGRLVKGQRTML; this comes from the exons atgtttcgaGCAGCTGATCGTTTGAAAGTTGTTCTACAGCATTTGGATCGGCCGAATTCCCGAATT AAAGCGTGTGCCACTTCAGCACAGGTTGCAGCCTATACCCACCCTGTGGAATTCCG CTACACTACCGACAGTGATGTCCTTACCCCTGAGCAGAGACTCTTCTATGAGGAAAATGGGTTCCTTCTCATTAAGAACTTGATACCTGATGAAGCCATTGACCGCTTCAG AACTGAGTTTGAGAAGATCTGCAGGAGGGAGGTGAAAGTCCCAGGGCTGTTGGTTATGAGGGACGTCGCAATCTCCAAATCCGAGTTTCTTCCAGACCAGAGTGCGGTGTCCAAACTCCAGGATTTCCAGGAGGACCAGGAACTCTTCAGATACTGCACGCTGCCACAG ATTTTGAAGTATGTTGAATGCTTTACTGGACCCAACATTATGGCTATGCACACCATGTTAATCAACAAACCTCCTGATGCAG ggaaGAAAACATCTCGCCACCCCATGCACCAGGATCTGCACTATTTCCCGTTCCGGCCTGCTGACCACATTGTGTGTGCCTGGACCGCCATGGAGAGAGTGGACCGCAGTAATGGGTGCCTGGTGGTACTGCCTGGAACTCACAAGGGGACGCTGAAACAGCATGACTACCCTGACTGGGAG GGTGGAGTAAATAAGATGTACCACGGAATTCGTGATTACGATCCAGACCAGCAGAGGGTTCACCTGGTGATGGAAAAAGGTGACACTGTTTTCTTCCATCCACTCTTAATCCACGGATCTGGAATGAACCGCACCCAGGGATTCAGAAAG GCAATTTCCTGTCACTATGCAAGTTCTGACTGTTATTACATTGATGTAAAGGGAACCTCCCAGGAAATCATTGAACAAGAAGTCAAGGAAATTGCTCAACGCAAGTACAACGCAGGTTCAGACATCACACTACAG GATACCTGGGCTGTCAGAGGGCGCCTTGTGAAGGGACAAAGGACCATGCTGTGA